A genomic stretch from Methylorubrum extorquens includes:
- a CDS encoding protein of unknown function; putative exported protein (Evidence 5 : Unknown function), with product MYRRSTILAAFAAALSLTPVLPAAALAMPMGGSFTGRVESHAPQVLGPNEVKLQQTASGINTGPGTPLDGARVQWVETLTLKNGQGPVQGTITFTTPGGSTSSLYRGTVTTDAQGRVTATGTYQDSAATDEFAGQWQGEVTLPGQTSSKR from the coding sequence ATGTATCGCAGATCGACGATCCTTGCCGCCTTTGCCGCCGCACTGTCGCTGACCCCGGTCCTTCCGGCGGCCGCCCTCGCGATGCCGATGGGCGGAAGCTTCACCGGCCGGGTCGAGAGCCACGCACCGCAGGTTCTGGGCCCGAACGAGGTCAAGCTCCAGCAGACCGCCTCCGGGATCAACACTGGCCCCGGCACCCCGCTCGACGGCGCCCGGGTGCAGTGGGTGGAAACCCTCACGCTCAAGAACGGCCAGGGGCCGGTGCAGGGCACCATCACCTTCACGACGCCCGGCGGCTCGACCTCGAGCCTCTACCGGGGCACGGTCACGACCGACGCTCAGGGCCGCGTCACGGCGACGGGCACCTATCAGGACAGCGCGGCGACCGACGAGTTCGCCGGCCAGTGGCAGGGCGAGGTGACGCTGCCGGGCCAAACCTCGTCGAAGCGCTGA
- a CDS encoding protein of unknown function; putative exported protein (Evidence 5 : Unknown function), which translates to MSRLLHVAHRALAAPAVLVLALSAPGAVAQGTGQATGQGTGGRAGDQKAQARPVSVVGCTSLANLRGLLRSTGEDRAAALAVASDPKSDLGCSPVDRAAVTGLADHVALNGRAYDCLTLKGTAVCHWTVAGAVTPPERPAGKPARGK; encoded by the coding sequence ATGTCCCGCTTGCTGCACGTCGCTCACCGAGCCCTCGCCGCCCCGGCTGTGCTTGTCCTCGCGCTGTCCGCGCCGGGCGCCGTTGCGCAAGGGACAGGGCAAGCGACGGGGCAGGGGACGGGCGGCCGGGCCGGCGATCAGAAGGCCCAGGCCCGGCCCGTTTCCGTGGTCGGCTGCACCTCGCTGGCCAACCTGCGCGGCCTCCTGCGCAGCACGGGCGAGGATCGCGCCGCCGCGCTCGCGGTCGCGAGCGATCCGAAATCCGATCTCGGCTGCAGCCCGGTGGACCGCGCCGCGGTCACGGGGCTCGCCGACCACGTCGCCCTGAACGGCCGCGCCTACGACTGCCTCACCCTCAAGGGCACGGCGGTGTGCCACTGGACGGTGGCGGGCGCCGTCACGCCGCCCGAGCGGCCGGCGGGCAAGCCGGCCCGCGGCAAGTAG
- a CDS encoding conserved protein of unknown function precursor; putative exported protein (Evidence 4 : Unknown function but conserved in other organisms) produces MPTDVLLPALRLLLLGLGLLILILLFLVPLATHALWWTAKGGRADNWSTADWSSAGLLPPAAAVPGAMVRVYAARVGRWRGIFAHHSWVVIKEAGAPRYTRYDVVGWGRPVRTDAYAPDGRWFGNEPEIVLGLDGEAAARAIPGIRAAVADYPHRSQGSYQAWPGPNSNTFAAHVVARIPDNDVPLPPTALGKDWTPPGRIAEITPSGTGLRLTWRGYVGLTIGWVDGLELNLLGAVAGLDWRRPALKLPGWGRIALIPGGDADKAVPTTEPERRPATDSVSG; encoded by the coding sequence ATGCCCACCGACGTGCTCCTGCCCGCTCTCCGCTTGCTCCTTCTCGGCCTCGGCCTCCTCATCCTCATCCTTCTCTTCCTCGTTCCGCTCGCGACCCACGCCCTGTGGTGGACCGCGAAGGGCGGACGCGCGGACAACTGGTCGACGGCGGATTGGTCGAGCGCCGGGCTGCTCCCGCCGGCCGCCGCCGTGCCGGGGGCGATGGTGCGGGTCTACGCCGCCCGGGTCGGGCGCTGGCGGGGCATCTTCGCCCACCACAGCTGGGTGGTGATCAAGGAGGCCGGGGCGCCTCGCTACACCCGCTACGACGTGGTCGGCTGGGGCCGGCCCGTGCGCACCGACGCCTACGCCCCGGACGGGCGCTGGTTCGGCAACGAGCCGGAGATCGTGCTCGGGCTCGACGGCGAGGCGGCGGCGCGGGCGATCCCCGGCATCCGCGCGGCGGTGGCGGACTATCCCCACCGCAGCCAGGGCTCGTACCAGGCGTGGCCGGGGCCGAACTCGAACACCTTCGCCGCCCACGTCGTCGCGCGCATCCCCGACAACGACGTGCCGCTGCCGCCCACCGCGCTCGGCAAGGACTGGACGCCGCCCGGCCGCATCGCCGAAATCACCCCGAGCGGCACGGGCCTGCGCCTGACCTGGCGCGGCTATGTCGGCCTCACCATCGGCTGGGTCGACGGGCTGGAACTCAACCTGCTCGGCGCGGTGGCCGGCCTCGATTGGCGCCGCCCGGCCCTGAAGCTGCCGGGCTGGGGCCGGATCGCGCTGATCCCCGGCGGCGACGCGGACAAGGCGGTGCCGACGACGGAACCGGAGCGCCGCCCGGCGACCGATTCCGTCTCGGGCTGA
- a CDS encoding protein of unknown function (Evidence 5 : Unknown function) translates to MRGGRSGRMLLAAGAVLTGVPGTVLSARAQEAATLEEISVTSVSPIQGRPAAPAAPSPAVPFARAAEVLPVVTNTFSPVTVVPQERIARDQPRTLGDALFDRPGISASTYAPGAASRPIIRGLDNARVRIQENGIVNGGVSDLGEDHAVPVNPLNASRIEVIRGPATLRYGSGAIGGVVSAENNQVPTFIPRPRDHGAGHDGLHHRRQRPARGGERRCGRERHRGPCRRVRDRDRFLRDPRRHPAQLGDRDARGLGGHLGDRRPRLPRHLLQPLQRALSDPRRRGGGSAHPAQPEPGPRARPRRIPPAGRPVRGAAVLGRRLGLPPRGDRLRARPSRSRGR, encoded by the coding sequence ATGCGGGGGGGACGTTCAGGACGGATGCTGCTGGCGGCGGGGGCGGTGCTGACGGGCGTGCCCGGAACCGTGCTCTCGGCGCGGGCGCAGGAGGCGGCCACGCTGGAGGAGATCAGCGTGACCTCGGTGAGCCCGATCCAGGGCCGGCCCGCCGCTCCGGCGGCTCCCTCCCCCGCCGTGCCGTTCGCCCGCGCGGCCGAGGTGCTGCCGGTGGTGACGAACACCTTCTCGCCGGTCACCGTGGTGCCGCAGGAGCGGATCGCCCGCGACCAGCCGCGCACGCTCGGCGACGCGCTGTTCGACCGGCCCGGCATCTCCGCCTCGACCTACGCGCCAGGGGCGGCCTCGCGGCCGATCATCCGCGGCCTAGACAACGCCCGGGTGCGCATCCAGGAGAACGGCATCGTCAACGGCGGCGTGTCGGATCTCGGCGAGGATCACGCGGTGCCGGTCAACCCACTCAATGCCAGCCGGATCGAGGTGATCCGCGGCCCCGCGACCCTGCGCTACGGCTCGGGCGCGATCGGCGGCGTGGTCTCGGCCGAGAACAACCAAGTGCCGACCTTCATCCCCCGCCCGCGGGATCACGGGGCAGGTCACGACGGGCTACACCACCGTCGACAACGGCCGGCTCGGGGCGGCGAGCGTCGATGCGGGCGCGAACGGCATCGCGGTCCATGCCGACGGGTTCGCGACCGCGACCGATTCCTACGCGATCCCCGGCGGCATCCAGCGCAACTCGGCGACCGAGACGCAAGGGGGCTCGGTGGGCATCTCGGCGATCGGCGACCGCGGCTTCCTCGGCATCTCCTACAGCCACTTCAACGCGCTCTATCAGATCCCCGGCGGCGAGGCGGCGGAAGCGCGCACCCGGCTCAACCCGAACCAGGACCGCGTGCTCGCCCGCGGCGAATACCGCCCGCTGGAAGGCCCGTTCGAGGTGCTGCGGTTCTGGGCCGGCGGCTCGGTCTACCGCCACGAGGAGATCGGCTTCGGGCACGCCCATCACGATCACGGGGACGATGA
- a CDS encoding H+/gluconate symporter family protein (Evidence 2b : Function from indirect experimental evidences (e.g. phenotypes); Product type t : transporter) — translation MSFLICLAALFFLMGIAYRGFSVILFAPVAAMGAVLLTDPAAVPTLFSGLFMEKLVGFLKLYFPVFLLGAVFGKLIEISGFARSIVGAVTGLLGEGRAIVAIVLVGAILTYGGVSLFVAVFAVYPFAAELFRRSNIPKRLIPGTIALGAFTFTMDTLPGTPQIQNIIPASFFKTDAYAAPWLGVIGALFVFAVGVAYLEWRRRSAGDEGYGEGHTNEPQAVEDKVVIHPAVAILPLLIVGIGNKLLLAWITAAYGEQASAALTPEMAAHPVTVQVKTVAAIWAVQGALLLGILATVILGYRNLAERFSEGSKAAVAGSLLAGMNTATEYGFGAVIAALPGFKVISDALSAIPNPLINEAVTVNVLAGVTGSASGGLSIALGALSGRFVEAAQAAGIPLEVMHRVASMASGGMDTLPHNGAVITLLAVTGLTHRQSYGDIFAITIIKTVAVFFVIGVYYLTGWV, via the coding sequence TTGAGCTTCCTGATCTGCCTCGCGGCGCTCTTCTTCCTGATGGGAATTGCCTATCGCGGCTTCTCGGTGATCCTGTTCGCACCGGTCGCCGCCATGGGCGCGGTGCTGCTGACCGATCCGGCCGCCGTGCCGACCCTGTTCTCCGGGCTGTTCATGGAGAAGCTGGTCGGCTTCCTGAAGCTGTACTTCCCCGTCTTCCTGCTCGGCGCCGTGTTCGGCAAGCTCATCGAGATCTCAGGGTTCGCCCGCTCCATCGTCGGCGCCGTCACCGGGCTCTTGGGCGAGGGAAGGGCGATCGTCGCGATCGTGCTGGTGGGCGCGATCCTCACCTATGGCGGCGTCTCGCTGTTCGTGGCGGTCTTCGCCGTCTACCCCTTCGCCGCCGAGCTGTTTCGCCGCTCGAACATCCCCAAGCGCCTGATCCCCGGCACGATCGCGCTCGGCGCCTTCACCTTCACCATGGACACCCTGCCGGGCACGCCGCAGATCCAGAACATCATCCCGGCCTCCTTCTTCAAGACCGACGCCTACGCCGCCCCGTGGCTCGGCGTCATCGGCGCGCTCTTCGTGTTCGCGGTCGGCGTCGCCTATCTCGAATGGCGCCGCCGCTCCGCCGGGGACGAGGGCTACGGCGAGGGCCACACCAACGAGCCGCAGGCGGTCGAGGACAAGGTGGTCATCCATCCCGCCGTGGCGATCCTGCCGCTCCTCATCGTCGGGATCGGCAACAAGCTCCTGCTCGCCTGGATCACCGCCGCCTACGGCGAGCAGGCGAGCGCGGCGCTCACCCCGGAGATGGCGGCCCATCCCGTCACCGTACAGGTGAAGACCGTGGCGGCGATCTGGGCGGTGCAGGGCGCGCTGCTTCTCGGCATCCTCGCCACCGTGATCCTTGGCTACCGCAACCTCGCCGAACGGTTTTCCGAAGGCTCCAAGGCGGCCGTCGCCGGCTCGCTGCTGGCGGGTATGAACACCGCCACCGAGTACGGCTTCGGCGCGGTCATCGCTGCTCTGCCGGGTTTCAAGGTGATCTCGGACGCGCTCTCGGCGATCCCCAACCCGCTGATCAACGAGGCGGTGACGGTCAACGTGCTGGCCGGCGTCACCGGCTCGGCCTCGGGCGGGCTCTCGATCGCGCTCGGCGCCCTGTCCGGCCGCTTCGTCGAGGCGGCGCAGGCGGCCGGCATCCCCCTCGAAGTGATGCACCGGGTCGCCTCCATGGCGAGCGGCGGCATGGACACCCTGCCCCATAACGGCGCGGTCATCACGCTGCTCGCCGTCACCGGCCTGACCCACCGCCAGTCCTACGGCGACATCTTCGCCATCACGATCATCAAGACCGTGGCCGTATTTTTCGTGATCGGGGTCTACTACCTGACCGGATGGGTCTAA
- a CDS encoding exported protein of unknown function (Evidence 5 : Unknown function), translating into MKTLTTLLAGTLVAATMIAAVPASAQSITIGPDGRPGFDLRSRGQRDRDDSREMRRRDRGDYYREQRFRDRDRYERRGYDRRGYDY; encoded by the coding sequence ATGAAGACCTTGACGACCCTGCTCGCCGGCACACTCGTCGCGGCGACCATGATCGCCGCGGTGCCGGCCTCCGCGCAATCGATCACCATTGGTCCGGACGGCCGGCCGGGGTTCGACCTCCGGTCCCGGGGGCAGCGCGATCGCGACGACAGCCGCGAGATGCGCAGGCGCGACCGGGGCGATTATTATCGCGAGCAGCGCTTCCGGGATCGCGACCGGTACGAGCGCCGCGGTTACGACCGACGCGGCTACGATTACTGA
- the def gene encoding Peptide deformylase (PDF) (Polypeptide deformylase) (Evidence 2b : Function from indirect experimental evidences (e.g. phenotypes); PubMedId : 12271122; Product type e : enzyme), producing the protein MPVRPLIFYPDARLHRAAEPVSATGEALTGESLRALAADVLDTLGAVSAMGLTAIHIGRLERVVVIRLQPDEPHAVYVDPVVAWASPERAAHPEGSVSMPGVVEPVERPARVRVRYRDLDGAEHEEEAEGLRAACLQHEIDQLDGIFWIDRLTRLRRERVLKRYAKLRAQQARAGS; encoded by the coding sequence ATGCCCGTCCGCCCGCTGATCTTCTATCCCGATGCGCGCCTGCACCGGGCGGCCGAACCCGTCTCCGCGACCGGCGAGGCCTTAACGGGTGAGTCCTTGCGCGCGCTCGCGGCGGACGTGCTCGACACCCTCGGCGCCGTCTCGGCGATGGGGCTGACCGCGATCCATATCGGGCGCCTGGAGCGGGTGGTGGTGATCCGGCTTCAGCCGGACGAGCCGCACGCGGTCTACGTCGATCCGGTCGTCGCCTGGGCCTCGCCCGAGCGGGCCGCGCATCCGGAGGGAAGCGTCTCGATGCCGGGCGTGGTCGAGCCGGTGGAGCGGCCCGCGCGCGTCCGGGTGCGCTACCGCGACCTCGACGGGGCCGAGCACGAGGAGGAGGCCGAGGGCCTGCGCGCCGCCTGCCTCCAGCACGAGATCGACCAGCTCGATGGCATCTTCTGGATCGACCGGCTGACCCGGCTGCGCCGCGAGCGGGTCCTCAAGCGCTACGCCAAGCTGCGGGCGCAGCAGGCGCGCGCGGGATCGTGA
- a CDS encoding GCN5-related N-acetyltransferase (Evidence 2b : Function from indirect experimental evidences (e.g. phenotypes); Product type e : enzyme), whose protein sequence is MTDLLIRPAQSRDHDAIWSILEPILRAGEAYALPRDWDGERALAYWFSPAHHVFVAESAGAVLGSYYVRANQLGPGDHVANGTYATHPEARGRGIARAMGLHSFEAARALGFSAMQFNLVVATNTHAVALWTSLGLREVGRLPGVFRHPTLGPVDALVMHRPL, encoded by the coding sequence ATGACCGACCTCCTGATCCGCCCGGCGCAAAGCCGTGACCACGACGCGATCTGGTCGATCCTGGAGCCGATCCTGCGCGCGGGGGAGGCCTACGCCCTGCCGCGGGACTGGGACGGGGAGCGGGCGCTCGCCTACTGGTTCTCCCCGGCCCACCATGTCTTCGTCGCGGAGAGCGCGGGCGCGGTGCTGGGCAGCTACTACGTCCGCGCCAACCAGCTCGGGCCCGGCGATCATGTCGCCAACGGCACCTACGCCACGCATCCCGAGGCGCGGGGGCGGGGCATCGCCCGCGCCATGGGCCTGCACTCCTTCGAGGCCGCCCGGGCGCTGGGCTTTTCCGCGATGCAGTTCAATCTGGTGGTCGCCACCAACACCCACGCCGTCGCGCTCTGGACGAGCCTCGGCCTCAGGGAGGTCGGCCGCCTGCCCGGCGTGTTCCGCCATCCCACCCTCGGGCCGGTCGATGCGCTGGTGATGCACCGCCCCCTGTAA
- a CDS encoding TonB-dependent receptor/siderophore receptor protein (fragment): MGISAIGDRGFLGISYSHFNALYQIPGGEAAEARTRLNPNQDRVLARGEYRPLEGPFEVLRFWAGGSVYRHEEIGFGHAHHDHGDDDDHAHEGPAGEGVQAIFKNREVEARFEAQHVPVFTALGTLTGAVGVQTSRRVLNSQLESFLPPTESRVLAAYLFEELAVGGGLRFQAAGRIEGDRLNSIATQFPGSYLPTDGDPLSYALTRRFAPKSLSFGALQDLPYGFVASLNGSYVERAPTGAELFSQGPHHASATFEIGDPTLRLERARTAEISLRRADGPLRLDATGYVTRYTGFIYRRDTGNRCDDDFGSCGSGDELRQVVYSQANASFYGAEIGAQLDLFAVGDGWAGIEAQYDFVRAQFDDGSYVPRIPPHRLGGGAFVRANGWFARVNLLHAFDHTEIAPFETTTPGWNDLRAELAYTQALDPTVYGATEVTLGLQGRNLLDDDIRNSASFKKDEILLPGRNLRLFLTARF, from the coding sequence GTGGGCATCTCGGCGATCGGCGACCGCGGCTTCCTCGGCATCTCCTACAGCCACTTCAACGCGCTCTATCAGATCCCCGGCGGCGAGGCGGCGGAAGCGCGCACCCGGCTCAACCCGAACCAGGACCGCGTGCTCGCCCGCGGCGAATACCGCCCGCTGGAAGGCCCGTTCGAGGTGCTGCGGTTCTGGGCCGGCGGCTCGGTCTACCGCCACGAGGAGATCGGCTTCGGGCACGCCCATCACGATCACGGGGACGATGACGACCACGCGCATGAGGGCCCGGCCGGCGAGGGCGTGCAGGCGATCTTCAAGAACCGCGAGGTCGAAGCCCGGTTCGAGGCGCAGCACGTGCCGGTCTTCACCGCGCTCGGCACGCTCACCGGCGCGGTCGGCGTCCAGACGAGCCGGCGGGTGCTCAACTCGCAGCTCGAGAGCTTCCTGCCGCCGACCGAATCGCGGGTGCTGGCCGCCTACCTGTTCGAGGAACTGGCGGTCGGCGGGGGGCTCCGGTTCCAGGCCGCGGGCCGGATCGAGGGCGACCGGCTCAACAGCATCGCGACGCAGTTCCCCGGCAGCTACCTTCCGACGGACGGGGACCCGCTCAGCTATGCCCTGACGCGCCGCTTCGCTCCCAAGAGCCTCAGCTTCGGCGCCCTGCAGGATCTGCCCTACGGCTTCGTGGCGAGCCTCAACGGCTCCTATGTCGAGCGTGCGCCCACCGGCGCCGAGCTGTTCTCGCAGGGGCCGCACCACGCCTCGGCGACCTTCGAGATCGGCGATCCGACCCTGCGGCTGGAGCGCGCCCGCACCGCCGAGATCTCCTTGCGCCGGGCGGACGGGCCGCTGCGGCTCGACGCCACCGGCTACGTCACGCGCTACACCGGCTTCATCTACCGGCGCGACACCGGGAACCGCTGCGACGACGATTTCGGCTCCTGCGGCTCCGGCGACGAGCTGCGCCAGGTCGTCTACTCGCAGGCCAATGCCAGCTTCTACGGCGCCGAGATCGGCGCGCAGCTCGATCTCTTCGCCGTCGGCGACGGCTGGGCCGGAATCGAGGCGCAGTACGACTTCGTCCGCGCCCAGTTCGACGACGGCTCCTACGTCCCGCGCATCCCGCCGCACCGGCTCGGCGGCGGCGCCTTCGTGCGGGCGAACGGCTGGTTCGCACGGGTGAACCTGCTCCACGCCTTCGACCACACCGAGATCGCCCCGTTCGAGACCACGACCCCGGGCTGGAACGATCTTCGCGCCGAACTCGCCTACACCCAGGCGCTCGACCCCACCGTCTACGGCGCCACCGAGGTGACGCTGGGGCTGCAAGGCCGCAACCTGCTCGACGACGACATCCGCAACTCGGCCTCGTTCAAGAAGGACGAGATCCTGCTGCCGGGCCGCAACCTCCGCCTGTTCCTGACGGCACGGTTCTGA